The genome window CGGAGGGGAATTTTCCTCAGCTTGAGGCAATGACCAGCGAGGTCAAGGGCGCAGGAGTTGCGGGAGTTGTCGACAGCATAGTGCTCGGACACTTCAACTCGACGACAATCAGCCTGACGTGGCGCAACGTAACAAAGGACTTCCTGAAGCTGTACGAGCACACGACGCACAACCTCGATTTCTACGTGGCGATGCAGTACTACAACGCAGGAACGGGTGAGTATGAAGTCCCTCAGCTTCATGTGTACATGAAGGCAATCACGAAGAACCAGAATCCCGGCAATTTGGTAGTTGGCGACAGCATGGACGTGCAGACGGAG of Synergistaceae bacterium contains these proteins:
- a CDS encoding phage major tail tube protein; translation: MANVVPEKGINFSVYLEGEDLLGVAEGNFPQLEAMTSEVKGAGVAGVVDSIVLGHFNSTTISLTWRNVTKDFLKLYEHTTHNLDFYVAMQYYNAGTGEYEVPQLHVYMKAITKNQNPGNLVVGDSMDVQTEHEVVYMKIERDGKVWVEMDKFNYKYIVDGTDYLAEVRTALGKQ